A genomic segment from Streptomyces sp. NBC_01233 encodes:
- a CDS encoding DUF6881 domain-containing protein — protein sequence MKYWQVNWLHDTPEDPVTIYSEIGEDGYETRKVHIYLDGSILRADEHHESREIGLGEIPVGDIDDVAAQPEFQAKVVTQAVFEDVWEKASWSSP from the coding sequence ATGAAATACTGGCAGGTCAACTGGCTGCACGATACGCCCGAGGATCCTGTAACGATCTACAGTGAGATCGGCGAGGACGGATACGAAACGCGCAAGGTGCATATCTATCTCGACGGCAGCATTCTCCGTGCCGACGAGCATCACGAATCAAGAGAGATCGGTCTCGGCGAGATTCCAGTGGGAGATATTGACGACGTCGCCGCCCAGCCAGAATTCCAGGCGAAGGTCGTGACACAGGCAGTTTTCGAAGACGTGTGGGAAAAGGCCTCCTGGTCATCCCCATGA
- a CDS encoding DUF6354 family protein encodes MPASPARPPTPVWFVCGPPPSLAAISEVHRRDATPTDYAHAALRAVREISQ; translated from the coding sequence TTGCCGGCCTCACCGGCAAGACCACCCACGCCAGTCTGGTTCGTCTGCGGCCCTCCTCCTTCGCTTGCGGCCATCTCCGAAGTCCACCGCCGCGACGCCACCCCCACCGACTACGCCCACGCCGCGCTGCGCGCCGTCCGCGAAATCTCGCAGTAG
- a CDS encoding SOS response-associated peptidase, translating into MCGRYASTRSPQDLSGLFQTAPPDPGHVLGPSWNVAPTDAVWAVLERADRETGLLERRLRPLRWGLVPSWSKSPTGGAKMINARVETVHEKPAYRRAFAKRRCLLPADGFYEWQPVPASGTAKAYKQPYFIRPEDGEVMAMAGLYEFWRDPAVADDDDAAAWWATCTIITTEATDAAGRVHPRMPLALAPADYEAWLDPAHQDPDELRALLAAPAGGLLDVRAVSTAVNNVRNNGPELLEAP; encoded by the coding sequence ATGTGCGGCCGTTACGCTTCCACCCGCAGCCCCCAGGATCTGTCCGGCCTCTTCCAGACGGCGCCCCCGGATCCCGGGCACGTGCTGGGGCCGAGCTGGAACGTCGCCCCCACCGACGCGGTGTGGGCGGTGCTGGAGCGCGCCGACCGCGAGACGGGCCTGCTGGAGCGACGGCTGCGGCCCCTGCGGTGGGGACTGGTGCCGTCGTGGTCGAAGAGCCCCACCGGCGGCGCGAAGATGATCAACGCGCGGGTGGAGACGGTGCACGAGAAGCCGGCCTACCGGCGGGCCTTCGCCAAACGCCGGTGCCTGCTGCCGGCGGACGGGTTCTACGAGTGGCAGCCCGTCCCCGCCTCCGGCACCGCGAAGGCGTACAAACAGCCGTACTTCATCCGCCCCGAGGACGGCGAGGTGATGGCGATGGCCGGGCTGTACGAGTTCTGGCGCGACCCCGCCGTCGCCGACGACGACGATGCGGCGGCATGGTGGGCGACCTGCACCATCATCACCACCGAGGCCACCGACGCGGCCGGCCGCGTGCACCCCCGCATGCCGCTCGCCCTCGCCCCGGCCGACTACGAGGCCTGGCTCGACCCGGCCCACCAGGACCCGGACGAGCTGCGCGCCCTCCTCGCCGCCCCGGCGGGCGGCCTGCTGGACGTCCGCGCGGTGTCGACCGCGGTCAACAACGTCCGCAACAACGGCCCCGAGCTCCTCGAGGCGCCCTAG
- a CDS encoding carboxylate-amine ligase — MITVGVEEEYLLVDPDTGLPVPHGAAVRAAAGLDPVSAEDDVQAELLQAQVEVATPVCTDLGEIGGHLLRLRHAVGSAAEATGCKAALTGTAPVKGATPVPVTPVTRYLAMRNHAARLVDEQLITGMHVHVGIPDRAQGVDVLNRIRVWLPTVLAMSANSPLWEGHDTGFASWRTVVFGRWPVSGPTPVFRDDADYDLRAAELVESGVIADTGQLYWHARLSEKYPTVEIRCADVQLRADDAVMFAGIVRALVATALGEAARGVPAPLCTQEMLQASTWQAARHGVGGPLVGPDGARLEARAAVALLVRHIRPALDEAGDLREVTSLVHRLLRDGTAADRQRRALWEGGMPALIDLITNQSTAP, encoded by the coding sequence ATGATCACTGTCGGGGTCGAGGAAGAGTATCTGCTGGTGGATCCGGACACCGGACTGCCGGTCCCCCACGGCGCCGCGGTGCGGGCCGCGGCCGGCCTCGATCCGGTCTCCGCGGAGGACGACGTCCAGGCCGAGCTCCTCCAGGCCCAGGTCGAGGTCGCCACACCCGTCTGCACCGACCTCGGGGAGATCGGCGGCCACCTGCTGCGCCTGCGGCACGCCGTCGGCTCCGCCGCCGAGGCGACCGGCTGCAAGGCGGCGCTGACCGGGACCGCGCCGGTCAAGGGGGCCACACCGGTGCCCGTCACACCCGTGACCCGCTACCTGGCGATGCGCAACCACGCCGCCCGCCTGGTCGACGAACAGCTGATCACCGGCATGCACGTGCACGTGGGAATCCCGGACCGGGCCCAGGGCGTCGACGTGCTCAACCGCATCCGCGTTTGGCTCCCGACGGTGCTGGCGATGTCGGCGAACTCCCCGCTGTGGGAGGGTCACGACACCGGCTTCGCGAGCTGGCGCACCGTCGTCTTCGGACGGTGGCCGGTGAGCGGACCCACCCCTGTCTTCCGCGACGACGCCGACTACGACCTGCGTGCGGCCGAACTGGTGGAATCGGGCGTCATCGCGGACACCGGCCAGCTGTACTGGCACGCCAGGCTGTCGGAGAAGTATCCGACCGTCGAGATCAGGTGCGCGGACGTGCAGCTGCGGGCCGACGACGCGGTGATGTTCGCGGGCATCGTGCGGGCACTGGTGGCCACCGCCCTCGGTGAGGCCGCCCGCGGGGTGCCCGCGCCCCTCTGTACGCAGGAGATGCTGCAGGCCTCGACCTGGCAGGCCGCCCGGCACGGCGTGGGGGGACCTCTGGTCGGGCCGGACGGCGCCCGCCTCGAGGCCCGCGCGGCCGTGGCCCTGCTCGTGCGTCACATCCGGCCCGCGCTGGACGAGGCCGGGGACCTCCGCGAGGTGACGTCGCTCGTCCACCGCCTGCTACGGGACGGCACCGCGGCCGACCGGCAGCGCAGGGCGCTGTGGGAGGGCGGCATGCCGGCACTGATCGACCTGATCACCAACCAGAGCACCGCTCCCTGA
- a CDS encoding FUSC family protein translates to MPQAIAPLRALVRRHREPAVVQTVRSTAAAVISYVVALRVSDEPAPLTAPLTALLVVQVTLYSTLTTGIRRVNSVVAGVLLAIGFSALVGLTWWSLGLIILVSLVIGPLVKAGEFVPEVAISAMLVLGVTSVTDTAWDRVLETLIGAAVGLLFNFLFVPPVWIGPASEAISDLARRMRALLGHIGDQVAEHTPVEKAAAHLHEARRLDNDIALVDASLRQAEDSLRLNPRVREGLLFRLVLRTGLDTLEICAVVLRVSCRTLTDLAKSHQTGPLFPLPIAGALRELYGHLAVAVESFAELITAQVSANAEQAEEKLARELTTARVSRDRLAVLLQEEAGVHPGAWQLYGALLAEADRVLDELGVDKRSERLIEELDRHSRMRRERYPRLHRLTRLARRFFSRPA, encoded by the coding sequence ATGCCACAAGCCATCGCCCCACTGCGCGCCCTCGTCCGCCGTCACCGGGAACCCGCGGTCGTGCAGACCGTCCGCTCGACCGCGGCCGCCGTCATCTCGTACGTCGTCGCGCTCCGGGTCAGCGACGAGCCCGCACCCTTGACGGCTCCGCTCACCGCGCTGCTCGTCGTCCAGGTCACCCTCTACTCCACGCTCACCACCGGAATCCGGCGGGTCAACTCGGTCGTGGCAGGGGTGCTGCTCGCGATCGGCTTCAGCGCGCTCGTGGGCCTGACCTGGTGGAGCCTCGGGCTGATCATCCTGGTCTCGCTCGTCATCGGGCCGCTGGTGAAGGCCGGGGAGTTCGTACCCGAGGTCGCGATCAGCGCGATGCTGGTGCTGGGCGTGACCAGCGTGACGGACACCGCCTGGGACCGGGTGCTGGAAACGCTGATCGGCGCGGCGGTCGGTCTGCTGTTCAACTTCTTGTTCGTGCCCCCCGTGTGGATCGGGCCGGCGAGCGAGGCCATCTCGGACCTCGCCCGGCGCATGCGGGCCCTCCTCGGCCACATCGGCGACCAGGTCGCCGAGCACACCCCGGTCGAGAAGGCCGCCGCCCACCTCCACGAAGCCCGTCGGCTCGACAACGACATCGCGCTGGTCGACGCGTCCTTGCGGCAGGCGGAGGACAGTCTGCGGCTGAACCCGCGGGTGCGTGAGGGGCTCCTGTTCCGTCTGGTGCTGCGCACCGGACTGGACACGCTGGAGATCTGCGCGGTGGTGCTGCGGGTCTCCTGCCGGACCCTGACGGACCTCGCGAAGTCGCACCAGACGGGACCCCTCTTCCCGCTGCCCATCGCCGGGGCCCTGCGCGAGCTGTACGGGCACCTGGCCGTCGCCGTGGAGAGCTTCGCCGAGCTGATCACCGCGCAGGTCAGCGCCAACGCCGAACAGGCCGAGGAGAAGCTGGCCCGGGAGCTGACGACGGCCCGCGTCAGCCGGGACCGCCTCGCCGTGCTCCTCCAGGAGGAGGCGGGTGTCCATCCGGGGGCGTGGCAGCTGTACGGGGCGCTGCTCGCCGAGGCGGACCGGGTGCTCGACGAACTGGGCGTGGACAAGCGCTCGGAACGGCTCATCGAGGAACTCGACCGGCACTCCCGCATGCGGCGCGAGCGCTATCCGCGGCTGCACCGCCTGACCCGCCTGGCCCGGCGGTTCTTCTCCCGTCCGGCCTGA
- a CDS encoding metallophosphoesterase family protein: protein MIRVAAVGDIHLGPDSQGLLRPAFETLPRHADVLLLAGDLTRHGTAAEARVVAAEVAELPVPVVAVLGNHDYQSDEQDTVTRVLVEAGVSVLEGEGVVLDLDGVKVGVAGTKGFCGGFAGRSGSEFGEPEMKSFIGYTRRCAQGLLRALREVTDAGCGVRIALTHFSPVPDTLAGEPLEIYPFLGSYLLAEAMDEAGADLAVHGHAHRGTEHGLTAGGVRVRNVAMPVIDRAFAVYHLR, encoded by the coding sequence GTGATCCGCGTGGCCGCGGTCGGGGACATCCACCTCGGGCCGGACAGCCAGGGACTCCTGCGACCGGCCTTCGAGACGCTGCCCCGCCATGCGGACGTCCTGCTCCTCGCCGGGGACCTCACCCGCCACGGCACCGCCGCCGAGGCCCGCGTGGTCGCGGCCGAGGTCGCCGAACTGCCCGTGCCGGTCGTGGCCGTGCTCGGCAACCACGACTACCAGAGCGACGAACAGGACACGGTGACCCGGGTCCTGGTGGAGGCCGGGGTGAGCGTGCTGGAAGGCGAGGGCGTGGTCCTCGACCTGGACGGGGTCAAGGTGGGGGTGGCGGGGACGAAGGGGTTCTGCGGAGGCTTCGCGGGGCGCAGCGGCAGCGAGTTCGGCGAGCCCGAGATGAAGTCCTTCATCGGATACACCCGCAGGTGCGCCCAGGGGCTGTTGCGTGCGCTGCGCGAGGTGACGGACGCGGGATGCGGCGTACGGATCGCGCTCACGCACTTCTCGCCGGTGCCGGACACCCTGGCCGGGGAGCCGCTGGAGATCTACCCGTTCCTCGGGAGCTACCTGCTCGCCGAGGCGATGGACGAGGCCGGCGCAGACCTCGCCGTGCACGGCCACGCCCACCGGGGGACGGAACACGGCCTGACGGCGGGCGGTGTGCGGGTCCGCAACGTCGCCATGCCGGTGATCGACCGCGCCTTCGCCGTCTACCACCTGCGGTGA
- a CDS encoding BON domain-containing protein → MKEPVEYRIEHLRQRLAAADIAELGVRVDLRGDTVVVSGTVATPECRATVRQIAEAELEGVPLLTDVVVGHTDPPEHAEVLW, encoded by the coding sequence GTGAAAGAACCGGTGGAGTACCGGATCGAGCACCTGAGGCAGCGGCTCGCCGCGGCGGACATCGCCGAACTCGGCGTCCGCGTGGACCTGCGCGGGGACACCGTCGTCGTCTCCGGGACCGTCGCGACGCCCGAATGCCGGGCCACGGTACGGCAGATCGCGGAGGCCGAACTGGAAGGCGTACCCCTGCTCACCGACGTAGTGGTGGGACACACGGACCCCCCGGAGCACGCGGAGGTGCTGTGGTGA
- a CDS encoding RNA polymerase sigma factor SigF: protein MTPNTSKTSNTSNTPRTSSTDGRTPVDPLTEPLKASTADARSLSVVLFRRLSTLTEGTAEYSYVRNTLIELNLSLVKFAARRFRGRSEPMEDIVQVGTVGLIKAINRYDVTRGVEFTSFALPTITGEIKRFFRDTSWAVKVPRRLQELRQSLARASDELEQDMGRLPTEAELAAHLGITDAELAEGRQAAQAYSSRSLDVCVQEDADPGTAQRALGREEPAYERIEDLEALKPLLERLPERDREILSLRFGQEMTQSEIGELLGISQMHVSRLLNRTLQNLRSGLLTDAPPADQPASEPSPESPDPCGSGARGVRRATTAPG, encoded by the coding sequence ATGACTCCGAACACGTCGAAGACATCGAACACGTCGAACACTCCTCGTACCTCGTCCACCGACGGCCGCACCCCGGTCGATCCGCTGACCGAGCCCCTGAAGGCCAGCACGGCCGACGCCCGGTCCCTCTCCGTGGTCCTCTTCCGGCGGCTGAGCACCCTGACCGAGGGAACCGCCGAGTACTCGTACGTGCGCAACACCCTCATCGAGCTCAACCTCAGCCTGGTCAAGTTCGCGGCCCGCCGCTTCCGCGGACGCAGCGAGCCGATGGAGGACATCGTCCAGGTCGGCACCGTGGGCCTGATCAAGGCCATCAACCGGTACGACGTGACGCGCGGGGTGGAGTTCACCTCCTTCGCCCTCCCCACGATCACCGGCGAGATCAAGCGCTTCTTCCGCGACACCAGCTGGGCCGTGAAGGTGCCCCGGCGGCTTCAGGAGCTGCGCCAGAGCCTGGCCAGGGCCTCGGACGAGCTGGAGCAGGACATGGGCCGGCTCCCCACCGAAGCCGAACTGGCCGCCCACCTCGGGATCACCGACGCCGAGCTGGCGGAGGGCCGGCAGGCCGCGCAGGCCTATTCCTCCCGCTCCCTCGACGTGTGCGTGCAAGAGGACGCCGACCCGGGCACGGCCCAGCGCGCCCTGGGGCGCGAGGAACCCGCCTACGAGCGGATCGAGGACCTGGAGGCCCTCAAACCGCTGTTGGAGCGGTTGCCCGAGCGGGACCGGGAGATCCTCTCGCTGCGCTTCGGGCAGGAGATGACGCAGTCCGAGATCGGAGAGCTCCTCGGCATCTCGCAGATGCACGTGTCGCGCCTGCTCAACCGCACTCTGCAGAACCTGCGCAGCGGGCTGCTGACCGATGCCCCGCCGGCCGACCAGCCGGCGTCGGAGCCGTCGCCGGAGTCGCCGGACCCCTGCGGGAGCGGAGCCAGGGGCGTACGCCGGGCCACCACGGCGCCGGGCTGA
- a CDS encoding ATP-binding protein, which translates to MSRAQQQTRRLLLRGRAGAVTRCRDFTREALADWQWIAAGDGPPGGGPSPVHEQREDDERARRRERVEDVLLMVSEVVANACLHAGGPVELVLRHGADGLLIEVTDDSPDRPVLRPPRDPALPGGHGLMVLDRLSRSWGWRPAAAGKTVWLEVPPPWQPGPAPDPTLR; encoded by the coding sequence ATGAGCAGAGCGCAGCAGCAGACGCGTCGGTTGCTGCTGCGCGGCCGGGCCGGGGCGGTGACACGCTGCCGGGACTTCACTCGGGAGGCGCTCGCGGACTGGCAGTGGATCGCGGCCGGTGACGGGCCGCCCGGCGGCGGTCCGTCACCCGTCCATGAGCAGCGGGAGGACGACGAGCGGGCGCGCCGCCGGGAGCGGGTGGAGGACGTGCTGCTGATGGTCTCCGAGGTGGTCGCCAATGCCTGCCTGCACGCGGGCGGCCCCGTCGAGCTGGTTCTGCGTCACGGCGCGGACGGGCTGCTGATCGAGGTCACCGACGACAGCCCCGACCGCCCGGTGCTCCGCCCTCCGCGCGATCCGGCCCTCCCGGGAGGCCACGGCCTGATGGTGCTGGACCGCCTGTCCCGCAGCTGGGGCTGGCGGCCCGCAGCCGCCGGGAAGACGGTGTGGCTGGAGGTGCCCCCGCCCTGGCAGCCGGGTCCGGCCCCGGATCCGACCCTGCGGTGA
- a CDS encoding ATP-binding protein — translation MSGAGETDGRTLTVSVSDAGSEAPRTVADHGALPEGGLGRALIHSLARRVSVGSLVYGGGKTVEVTLVPA, via the coding sequence GTGTCGGGCGCCGGCGAGACCGACGGCCGCACCTTGACGGTCAGCGTCAGTGACGCCGGCAGCGAGGCCCCCCGCACGGTTGCGGATCACGGTGCCCTGCCGGAAGGCGGCCTCGGACGGGCGCTGATCCACAGCCTGGCACGGCGGGTCTCCGTGGGCAGCCTCGTCTACGGTGGCGGCAAGACCGTCGAGGTCACGCTCGTCCCGGCGTGA
- a CDS encoding nucleotidyltransferase family protein: protein MKAPPSEELDLRAEDTTRLPQDHTQAILETTKRVAALLKASEQPFALAGSVAAFAHGVPAHFQHDTDFCVRPEDSEAAIKALEDGGIPMRRAPEDWLVKGRSGGEEIDLIFELARRPVSSELLDRAVLLPVDSVWMPVLSPTDLMDSKLAALCEHYCDFGDLLPMARMLREQIDWRRLDDDHRAAPLADAFLYLLERLRVIGPRDGA from the coding sequence ATGAAGGCGCCTCCCTCCGAAGAGCTGGATCTGCGGGCCGAGGACACGACCCGGCTGCCGCAGGACCACACGCAGGCCATTCTGGAAACCACCAAGCGGGTGGCCGCGCTCCTCAAGGCCTCGGAGCAGCCGTTCGCACTCGCCGGCAGCGTCGCCGCGTTCGCGCACGGCGTGCCGGCCCATTTCCAGCACGACACGGACTTCTGTGTGCGTCCCGAGGACTCCGAGGCCGCGATCAAGGCCCTGGAGGACGGCGGCATCCCGATGCGCCGCGCCCCCGAGGACTGGCTGGTGAAAGGCCGGTCCGGAGGGGAGGAGATCGACCTGATCTTCGAACTCGCCAGACGTCCGGTGAGCAGCGAGCTGCTGGACCGGGCGGTGCTGCTGCCGGTGGACTCGGTGTGGATGCCGGTGCTCTCGCCCACGGACCTCATGGACAGCAAGCTCGCGGCCCTGTGCGAGCACTACTGCGACTTCGGGGACCTGCTGCCGATGGCGCGGATGCTGCGGGAGCAGATCGACTGGCGGCGGCTGGACGACGACCACCGGGCCGCGCCCCTGGCCGACGCGTTCCTGTACCTCCTGGAGCGACTCCGCGTCATCGGACCCCGCGACGGGGCGTGA
- a CDS encoding hemerythrin domain-containing protein: MGHGGDVVRELTADHDEVKDYFVQLRTATDGERRRELADLLTIELVRHSVAEEEYLYPAVREHLDGGDRIADKEIADHSRAEKLLKELEQLDPTGAEFSSRVDELRIEVLAHIKDEEENLFPALRHNCPQSDLDDLGDSVRRAKKLAPTRPHPGSPSTPPANKLLAPGLGLVDRARDLVTGRGRTT; the protein is encoded by the coding sequence ATGGGACACGGCGGAGACGTGGTGCGGGAACTGACCGCCGACCACGACGAGGTGAAGGACTACTTCGTGCAACTGCGCACCGCCACCGACGGGGAGCGCAGGCGCGAGCTGGCAGACCTGCTGACCATCGAGCTCGTCCGCCACTCGGTGGCGGAGGAGGAGTACCTCTATCCGGCCGTCCGCGAGCATCTCGACGGCGGTGACCGCATCGCGGACAAGGAGATCGCGGACCATTCCCGGGCGGAGAAGCTGCTCAAGGAGCTGGAGCAACTGGATCCGACGGGTGCCGAGTTCAGCAGCCGCGTGGACGAACTGCGCATCGAGGTGCTCGCCCACATCAAGGACGAGGAGGAGAACCTCTTCCCGGCCCTGCGGCACAACTGCCCGCAGAGCGACCTGGACGACCTGGGCGACAGCGTCCGCCGCGCGAAGAAGCTGGCGCCGACCCGCCCGCACCCGGGCAGCCCGTCGACACCGCCGGCGAACAAGCTGCTCGCCCCGGGCCTCGGCCTGGTGGACCGCGCCCGGGACCTCGTCACCGGACGAGGCAGGACGACCTGA
- a CDS encoding DUF5133 domain-containing protein codes for MAMTPCSARDARVVLASAATAAHVTDVELAVAIVAAPQGVALPAHVERALRHAVESARSPVCPAPAAAAPVAMLANRALTEKVLARFRACRARLGAEPGSEDARREMDDVTYTLCVLMGRLRAHDAVTAAQDRLDLSA; via the coding sequence ATGGCAATGACGCCGTGCTCGGCACGGGACGCCCGCGTCGTCCTCGCCTCGGCGGCCACGGCCGCCCATGTCACGGACGTCGAGCTGGCCGTGGCCATCGTCGCCGCCCCACAGGGGGTGGCGCTCCCCGCCCATGTCGAGCGGGCCCTGCGGCACGCGGTGGAATCCGCCCGCAGCCCGGTGTGCCCCGCGCCCGCAGCTGCCGCACCGGTGGCCATGCTCGCGAACCGGGCCCTGACCGAGAAGGTCCTCGCCCGTTTCCGGGCCTGCCGGGCGAGGCTGGGCGCGGAGCCCGGGAGCGAGGACGCGCGCCGGGAGATGGACGACGTGACGTACACCCTGTGCGTGCTGATGGGCCGGCTCCGCGCGCACGACGCCGTCACGGCCGCCCAGGACCGCCTCGACCTGTCCGCATAG
- a CDS encoding PRC-barrel domain-containing protein yields the protein MTEEAFWAYHPTAGHQTGLDLVGYKVEATDGSIGKVDKHSDAVDAAHLVVDTGVWIFGRHVLLPAGIIQRIDTAEKKVYVNRTKDQIKHAPEFDEIKYTGEPTYLDQYSRYYGHM from the coding sequence ATGACCGAGGAAGCGTTCTGGGCCTACCACCCGACCGCTGGCCACCAGACGGGCCTCGACCTCGTCGGTTACAAGGTCGAGGCCACCGACGGCAGCATCGGAAAGGTCGACAAGCACTCCGATGCCGTCGACGCCGCCCATCTCGTCGTGGACACGGGTGTCTGGATCTTCGGCAGACACGTACTGCTCCCGGCCGGCATCATCCAGCGCATCGACACGGCCGAGAAGAAGGTCTACGTCAACCGCACCAAGGACCAGATCAAGCACGCGCCCGAGTTCGACGAGATCAAGTACACCGGCGAGCCGACCTATTTGGACCAGTACTCCCGGTACTACGGCCACATGTGA
- a CDS encoding class I SAM-dependent methyltransferase produces the protein MGARVTGVDFAPAAAERARLLAGRTGLDATFVEADTRRLSETLAAGSDLVVATYGVPCWIADPDAWMRGAAMALRPGGSLVLVDLHPAFRTVAAIDPLVVDWPYGGGEPHRETVTRTCAEPGQSLPAQDTVQYPYSLGEIVTSAASAGLTVKHLGEHVAAEFDPRAILPGGRDGRYRFPFGDSHPPVLYSLRAVSPDPHPS, from the coding sequence CTGGGAGCCCGGGTCACCGGGGTCGACTTCGCGCCGGCGGCGGCCGAGCGGGCCCGGCTGCTGGCCGGCCGTACCGGTCTCGACGCCACCTTCGTCGAAGCCGACACCCGGCGGCTGTCCGAGACCTTGGCCGCCGGCTCCGACCTGGTCGTCGCCACCTACGGGGTGCCCTGCTGGATCGCCGACCCGGACGCCTGGATGCGCGGTGCGGCGATGGCGCTGCGCCCCGGAGGCAGTCTGGTCCTCGTCGATCTGCATCCGGCGTTCCGGACGGTCGCCGCCATCGATCCGCTGGTCGTCGACTGGCCCTACGGCGGTGGCGAGCCGCACCGCGAGACGGTCACCAGAACCTGCGCCGAACCCGGGCAGAGCCTGCCGGCGCAGGACACCGTCCAGTACCCGTACTCGCTCGGTGAGATCGTCACCTCGGCCGCGTCCGCGGGCCTCACGGTGAAGCACCTGGGCGAACACGTCGCCGCCGAGTTCGACCCGCGCGCCATCCTGCCCGGGGGCCGGGACGGCCGGTACCGGTTCCCTTTCGGGGATTCCCACCCTCCCGTCCTGTACTCCCTGCGCGCCGTGTCACCGGACCCGCACCCTTCCTAG
- a CDS encoding HAD family hydrolase → MIKGVMFDFSGTLLRIESTEEWLAAALAATGIPLADEEFGETARRLTEYGALPGGPAPRQVPAHLETLWHERDMSADQHRAAYGGLARAAGLPAPELLQALYDRHMSPAAWRPYPDTGRTLRELRRRGLPVAVVSNIGWDLRPVFRTHGLDELVDAYVLSFELGTQKPDPEIFRVACARLGPAPADVLMVGDDRHADGGARALGCAVHFVDHLPVDQRPAGLEPVLDLLGTP, encoded by the coding sequence ATGATCAAAGGAGTGATGTTCGACTTCTCCGGCACACTGCTGCGCATCGAGTCGACCGAGGAGTGGCTGGCCGCCGCCCTCGCGGCGACCGGCATACCGCTGGCCGACGAGGAGTTCGGCGAGACGGCGCGGCGGCTGACGGAGTACGGCGCACTGCCGGGCGGGCCGGCGCCCCGGCAGGTGCCCGCACACCTCGAAACCCTCTGGCACGAGCGGGACATGAGCGCCGATCAGCACCGCGCCGCCTACGGCGGACTGGCCCGGGCGGCCGGTCTGCCGGCGCCGGAGCTGCTGCAGGCGCTGTACGACCGCCACATGAGCCCCGCCGCCTGGCGGCCCTACCCGGACACCGGACGGACCCTGCGCGAACTGCGGCGGCGGGGGCTGCCGGTGGCCGTGGTCAGCAACATCGGCTGGGACCTCCGCCCGGTCTTCCGCACGCACGGACTGGACGAGCTGGTCGACGCCTACGTGCTCTCCTTCGAGCTCGGCACGCAGAAGCCCGACCCGGAGATCTTCCGGGTCGCCTGCGCCCGGCTCGGACCGGCACCCGCCGACGTACTCATGGTCGGCGACGACCGCCACGCGGACGGCGGCGCTCGGGCACTGGGCTGCGCGGTGCACTTCGTGGACCACCTGCCGGTCGACCAGCGCCCCGCGGGACTGGAGCCGGTCCTCGACCTGCTCGGGACCCCGTAG